In Colletotrichum higginsianum IMI 349063 chromosome 1, whole genome shotgun sequence, one genomic interval encodes:
- a CDS encoding Alkaline proteinase: protein MVNFRNFTALVAALVPFGAAAPAPAPRDDPTPDVAGKFIVTLKSGISARDLDSHLSWVDAVHKRSLDRRDTTGVEKKFNVGKFSGYSGHFDDATVEELRNNPDVVEVEPEQIYTLEAVTTQSGATWGLGSISSRTSGSTTYRYDDSAGAGTYAYVVDSGVNTAHVDFEGRASQGYNAAGGVFSDTFGHGTHVAGTIGSKTYGVAKKTNLIDVKAFIGQLSSTSIILDAYQWAINDIVSKGRTKNAVINLSIGGPTSTALNGLVAAAFESGILSIVASGNLNQPASSSSPGSAPEALTVGSIDSSWAEPIYSNYGDAVDILAPGSNVLSTYIGSNTATFADTGTSMAAPHVAGLAVYLIALEGSFDTTAALKARILALGTKGAVTTLRAGTPNLIAFNGVQ from the exons ATGGTCAACTTCCGGAACTTCACGGCCCTcgttgccgccctcgtccccttcggagccgccgctcccgctccgGCCCCCCGTGACGATCCCACccccgacgtcgccggcaaGTTCATCGTCACCCTCAAGTCGGGCATCTCGGCACGCGACCTGGACTCCCACCTGAGctgggtcgacgccgtccacAAGCGCAGCCTGGACCGCCGGGACACCACCGGCGTCGAGAAGAAGTTCAACGTCGGCAAGTTCAGCGGCTACTCCGGCCACTTTGACGATGccaccgtcgaggagctgagGAACAACCCGGAC gtcgtcgaggtcgagcccGAGCAGATCTAcaccctcgaggccgtcaccaCCCAGTCGGGCGCCACCTGGGGTCTCGGTTCCATCTCGAGCAGGACGAGCGGCTCGACCACCTACCGCTACGACGACTCCGCCGGCGCGGGGACCTACGCCTACGTCGTCGACAGCGGCGTGAACACCGCCCACGTCGACTTTGAGGGCCGCGCCTCCCAGGGCtacaacgccgccggcggtgtcTTCTCCGACACCTTTGGCCACGGCACCcacgtcgccggcaccatTGGCAGCAAGACCTACGGCGTCGCCAAGAAGACCAACCTGATCGACGTCAAGGCCTTCATCGGCCAGCTCTCTTCCACCTCCATCATTCTCGATGCCTACCAGTGGGCTATTAACGACATCGTCAGCAAGGGTCGTACCAAGAACGCAGTTATTAACTTGTCTATTG GCGGTCCCACCTCGACCGCTCTCAACGGCCTCGTTGCCGCTGCCTTCGAGAGCGGCATCCTCAGCATCGTCGCCTCCGGCAACCTGAACCAGCCCGCATCCTCGAGCTCTCCCGGCAGCGCCCCCGAGGCCCTGACCGTCGGCTCCATCGACTCCTCCTGGGCCGAGCCCATCTACTCCAACtacggcgacgccgtcgacatcctcgcccCCGGCAGCAACGTCCTCTCGACCTACATCGGCTCCAACACCGCCACCTTCGCCGACACCGGTACCTCCATGGCCGCTCcccacgtcgccggcctggccgtGTACCTgatcgccctcgagggcaGCTTCGACACCACTGCGGCTTTGAAGGCGCGCATCTTGGCTCTCGGTACCAAGGGCGCCGTCACCACTCTGCGTGCCGGCACGCCCAACCTCATTGCGTTCAATGGTGTCCAATAA
- a CDS encoding Phosphotransferase, whose product MEDSPPPASAAYAVSRSRGKRPGESLYNAKLRAMRKAKEHARSSDESESEDEIEPGEFVRGDAPQMGSFVQLNGSLVGAVILHKMFRRKVVLHPDNTVVKSGLRIALGEAEALRVAVRAGIPAPSVHDVQATSDGQGRIRMDYIQGQSLDKLWPDMSAEKRKDMARQLREIVVTMRSVAPPPNLIGACDGTEIRDTRLYNTYHSPPCRDEAAFNDFLLSGLYESVPPLLREAFSRRLRTNHRVVLSHCDLAPRNILVQEGKIKGLVDWEDSGWYPEYWEYVKFFQRAADKEWKEYAEDIFPELYHDELVDFVAISKWQNA is encoded by the coding sequence ATGGAAGACTcgccaccaccagcctcGGCAGCGTATGCTGTATCGCGCTCACGTGGGAAGCGACCGGGGGAGTCCCTTTACAACGCCAAACTCAGAGCCATGAGGAAAGCGAAGGAGCACGCGAGGTCGTCTGATGAGTCCGAATCTGAAGATGAGATTGAGCCAGGTGAGTTCGTGCGCGGCGATGCCCCCCAGATGGGCTCTTTTGTTCAACTAAACGGAAGCCTGGTAGGTGCTGTGATTTTACACAAAATGTTCAGGCGCAAAGTCGTCCTTCATCCTGACAACACTGTCGTCAAATCCGGACTGCGCATAGCCTTGGGGGAAGCCGAGGCACTCAGAGTAGCTGTTCGTGCTGGAATCCCGGCCCCAAGCGTTCACGACGTGCAAGCGACCTCCGATGGCCAAGGCCGCATACGTATGGACTACATCCAAGGACAATCCCTCGACAAGCTATGGCCCGACATGTCGGctgagaaaagaaaagacaTGGCGCGGCAGCTTCGAGAAATCGTCGTAACAATGCGATCTgtggcccctccccccaatcTCATCGGCGCCTGTGACGGTACAGAAATCCGAGACACGAGACTGTACAACACATACCATTCTCCGCCCTGCCGTGACGAAGCAGCATTCAACGACTTCTTGTTATCCGGCCTCTACGAAAGTGTACCTCCGCTCTTGCGCGAGGCATTTTCCCGGCGGCTGCGGACCAATCATCGCGTTGTTCTCTCTCATTGCGATCTCGCACCCAGAAATATCCTGGTGCAAGAGGGCAAAATCAAAGGTCTGGTTGATTGGGAGGATAGTGGGTGGTACCCAGAATACTGGGAGTATGTCAAGTTCTTCCAACGCGCTGCTGACAAGGAATGGAAAGAGTACGCAGAGGATATCTTTCCAGAGCTGTACCACGATGAGTTGGTCGATTTCGTTGCGATATCCAAGTGGCAGAACGCTTAG
- a CDS encoding Serine threonine protein kinase encodes MEGKGKLVGWGTTGVVQLTSTGVVIKTPWKGEDLAQCRKDMLTEARVYQRLGRHPRLVGLLDWGPEHYTLTLEYMPNGSLRDYLKADPNGISAVQRLIWAKETAEGVQLLHSANVIYCNVGPRNFLVGGDLGLRIADFSGSSFDGSRAVEDDIFSLGSTIYTLIIGQDPFRELDSDEVETRYAARTFPDVTDQSCGDIIQGCWAGGISSAQEVVDILAAKLLTAKEKEQSARCVETGSGSS; translated from the exons ATGGAAGGCAAAGGGAAACTTGTGGGCTGGGGAACGACCGGCGTCGTCCAGCTCACCTCAACCGGCGTCGTGATCAAGACACCCTGGAAAGGAGAAGATCTAGCACAATGCCGGAAGGACATGTTGACTGAAGCGCGGGTGTATcaacgcctcggccgccaccCTCGCCTAGTCGGTTTGCTGGACTGGGGCCCCGAGCACTACACCTTGACGCTGGAGTATATGCCGAACGGTTCTCTCCGGGACTATCTGAAGGCCGACCCCAATGGCATCTCAGCTGTCCAGCGACTCATTTGGGCGAAGGAGACAGCGGAAGGCGTGCAGCTGCTTCATTCAGCCAACGTCATATACTGCAACGTGGGACCGAGAaacttcctcgtcggcggggaTTTGGGCTTGCGGATCGCCGACTTCAGCGGCTCCTCTTTTGATGGCTCACGGGC GGTCGAAGACGACATTTTCAGCCTGGGTTCAACCATCTACACGCTTATCATAGGTCAAGACCCTTTTCGGGAACTTGATagcgacgaggtcgagactCGCTATGCAGCCCGCACGTTCCCGGATGTGACGGACCAGTCCTGTGGCGATATAATTCAGGGATGCTGGGCGGGTGGCATTTCCTCGGCTCAAGAGGTGGTTGACATTCTGGCTGCAAAGTTGTTGACGGCGAAGGAAAAAGAACAGTCTGCCAGGTGTGTAGAGACAGGCTCGGGCAGCTCTTGA
- a CDS encoding Acetyltransferase — protein sequence MEPKDAWREVLCGQVELALEIGCRIVRVEAVGLGRLKSKQRVSNGEKKVGWAYRINEVAWSEAREDLERRGK from the coding sequence ATGGAACCGAAAGACGCCTGGCGGGAGGTCCTATGCGGCCAGGTTGAGCTAGCTTTGGAGATCGGCTGCCGCATCGTGCGCGTCGAGGCGGTCGGGCTGGGTCGGCTCAAAAGCAAGCAGCGGGTGAGcaacggcgagaagaaggtcgGCTGGGCGTACAGGATCAACGAGGTGGCGTGGAGTGAGGCGAGGGAGGACTTGGAGAGGAGGGGTAAATAG